TTCATCAGTTAGAAAAGCAATTAGCTCAGATACTTCACCGCTAAAAAACGTTTCATATGTCTTGGTGAGCTCTTTGGCAAACACCACTTGCTGCTGTTCACCAAGCGCGCTGGCAAGATCATCGAGACTGGCCATAATACGATGTGTGCTTTCATACATAATACTGGTGATCCCAGACTCAAAAGCATCTGTGAAAAACTGCTGTCTCGCTTGGCTTTTTGCTGGCGTGAAGCCAATAAATTGAAACTTATCAGTGGGTAACCCTGAACAGCTCACCGCAGCTATCGCAGCACAAGCACCTGGGATAGGTGTCACTTTAGCACCCGCTTCACGGCATAAATTCACCACGGCATAACCAGGATCGCTGATCAAAGGAGTGCCCGCATCAGAGACCAACGCAATATCTTTGCCTTCATTCAGCCAATCTAATATTTGTTGGGCTTTTTGTTTTTCGTTATGATCATGCAAAGCAAAGGTTTTTGCTTTAATATTAAAGTGACTCAACAGTTTGCCAGTATGGCGTGTATCTTCTGCTGCAATAAGATCTACGTCAGCTAAGGTTTTCAGCGCCCGTTCACTAATGTCTTCTAAATTGCCAATTGGTGTAGCAACGATATGCAGGGTGCCAATTTTGTCTAAGGTGTCAGCTTTTGTCATTGAGCTCTCCAAGATCAGTCAGTAAGATATTCACATACAAGGTGATGAGTGAAGGTATACGAGTGCAACTGAAAAAAATAAGTCTAATAGTGGCTGTATTGTCCGGTTTATCGGCCTGTGGCACAACCCCTAAAAACGTACAACCAACAACAAACTCGCAGACTCAAGCGCCAGCGGTGCAATCAAATGAAAATATGGATGCGAGTTCACTTTATGCGCTCGCACTCTCAAAACAGGGCGCAAACAGAATTCAAGTGCTTTACAGTGCAAGAGAAGCTGCGATCAACGAACAAAACTGGTCTATGCTAGAGCAGATCTGCTTTGAATTAGAATCGAAAGCCAGCGTTGATCATGTACAAAATAAGCTCTATATTGCTTTTGCTCAAAAAGAGCAAGGGAAATACGAAAGTGCGCACACCATACTAACGAATGTCAGTGATCAGC
This genomic window from Pseudoalteromonas luteoviolacea contains:
- the rsmI gene encoding 16S rRNA (cytidine(1402)-2'-O)-methyltransferase, with protein sequence MTKADTLDKIGTLHIVATPIGNLEDISERALKTLADVDLIAAEDTRHTGKLLSHFNIKAKTFALHDHNEKQKAQQILDWLNEGKDIALVSDAGTPLISDPGYAVVNLCREAGAKVTPIPGACAAIAAVSCSGLPTDKFQFIGFTPAKSQARQQFFTDAFESGITSIMYESTHRIMASLDDLASALGEQQQVVFAKELTKTYETFFSGEVSELIAFLTDEPERQRGELVLILPGKGKETAAITPEAQKLISLLEAEMPLKKACGVAAEYFGLKKNALYKAIIAQREE